A region of the Rhodothermus bifroesti genome:
ATCCACATGCTGCACGCACAAAAAGCCATAATCGACGGGCGACAGGCTATGCAGCGGGGCACTGCTCAGGTTAAGCAATCCACTACGCCCTAATCCCAAAAGGAACGAGCCGTAGCGCTGGCCCAACACGCAAGCTGTTCCGTCGGCCAGCTCTAGCCGTCTCAAGTCTACATGGCGATACCATCCCGGATCAACCGCGTCCAGGTAAGCTGCGCCACGAGCAGCCCGCTGGCGGGCTGCTTTCCAGGAAACTGCGTTGTCACGTCGTTTCCACCACAGCATGACTAAGGACGGGTAAAGCTTAGGTCTATTGGCTCGGGGTGTTCGACCCAATCTGCTACAAAAAGGTTCGTCTCGCGCGACGCTTCGCCTCGGGCATTGCGGTTTGAGGCAAAAACCAGCCGTCTGCCGTCGCGGGAAAACATCGGAAAAGCATCAAACGTGCCGGAGTGGGTTACCTGCGCTAAGCCAGTACCGTCCAGATGAATCAAAAATAGATCGAACAGACGCCCCCCTTTGGTGTGATGATTAGAGGCAAAGATAATGCGTTTCCCGTCGGGATGGAAGTAAGGCGCCCATTGGGCACCTGGGAGGTGGGTTACGCGCCGTGGGTTGCTGCCATCTGCATTAGCCACGTAGAGATCCATTTCGGAGGGTTCCACCAGTCCTTGCGCAAGCAACTGCCGATAACGTTTGGCCGCTTCACCAGTGGGTCGGCTAGCACGCCAGACAATTTGGCTGCCATCTGGGGAAAAGAATGCACCGCCGTCATAGCCCAGTTCCTGCGTCAGCTGAAGCAACGCGCCTGTTTGCAGGTCGTAGCGCCAAAGCTCCAGGTCGCCCGAGCGGCTCGAGGTGAAAACGATATAGCGGCCGTCGGGCGAAACCGTAGCCTCAGCATCGTAGCCAGGCCCGCCAATGAGCAGCTCAGGCGGCGCACCGGTAGTATCGGTAACGTAGATGTCGTATTCGTACAAAGACCAGACGTAGCGACCTTCGACCGAACGGAGAACTGGCGGGCATTCAGGTCCGGCTGCATGCGTCGAAGCATAGAGCACGCGGCTGTTCGGGAGAAAATAAGCACATGTGGTGCGGCCGCGCCCGGTCGAAAGTAGTCGATAGCGCTGCCCATCGGCCAGCGGTTGCCCGTCGGCGCGCATTAGAAAAATCTGGTCACACCCTTGTGGATTGATGGCGGTCCAGTCACTTTGAAAAACCAAGTAACGATCATCATAACTCCAGTAGGCTTCAGCATTGTTGCCACCAAAGGTCAATTGACGGATGTTGCGCAAATGCACTTCGCCGGGAAAGCGCAGCGAATCGGTTGCAGGATCATAGTCTGCCCTCTTAGAAGATGAATTAGGCATGCAGGCGGGAAGGGTGCCCAAACAACACACTAGAACCAGTCGTACTGACAGCATGGCATACCCGATGGTGTTGGTCCGAATCTTGACAGTTACCTATGCCGGTTTTCTTGATCCATTAACCAGCGTCGAAGAACAATGCAAGGTACAAACGTGGCCGTCTATGAGGTAACAGATTTTCAGCAGGACGTGCTGGAGGCCAGCTATCAGATACCGGTGCTAGTAGACTTCTGGGCGCCGTGGTGCGGTCCTTGCCGCATTTTGGGTCCGGTCTTGGAGCGGCTGGCGCGAAAACATGCTGGTCGTTGGAAGCTGGTCAAGGTCAATACCGATGAGCATCCAGAGCTGGCAATGGCCTACGGTATCCGGGGCATTCCAGCAGTTAAGCTTTTTGTCAACGGCGAGGTGGTTGGCGAGTTCGTGGGGGCTTTGCCGGAACATGCCGTTGAGCAGTGGTTGGCTGAGGTGTTGCCTAGCGAAACGAAAGCGTTGCTCGCGCAAGCCGAACAGCTTCTGGAGGAAGGCAAGCTGCGTGAAGCTGAACCCCTAGTGCGGCGGCTGCTGGCTGCAGCGCCCGAAGAAGACAAAGCGCGGGTGCTCCTAGCCCGCATTCGGATTTTTGACAATCCAGACGAAGCGGAGCGCCTGCTGGAAGGTCAAGATGTGGCCGAAGCTGGCTATCTGCAGCAAATTGAGGCCATTCGGACGTTGGCTCGGCTGCTGCGCCTAAAGCATCAGCCGGAGGCACTGCCCGAAGGTCCAGGTCGCGCCTTCTATCTCGAAGCCATCGAGGCACTTGCGCGCAAAGACTTTGACACGGCTGTAGAGCGACTGATCGATGTGCTGCGTAAGGATCGTTATTACGACAACGACGGTGCTCGAAAAGCGGGCGTGGCGATCTTCACGCTTTTGGGCAGCCGTCACCCTGTCACGCAGCGCTGGCGCCGCACGTTTGACATGTGGCTCTACTGAGGCCTCAAGGTCCGCTTAAGGCGCGCATGAGCGCATAATAAGTACGAACGGCTTGCACGTATTCGTCGATAGGCACGCGCTCGTCAATGCCGTGCACGGTAGCCAGCAGTGCTGGCGTAACACGCACCCCGATAAAGCGATAGACATTGGGACTGAGGACCGTAAAGTAACGGGCATCCGTTGCGCCGGGCACCAGGTACGGTGCCACAACAGGTGGCGATTCGGCCCGAGCGCGACGGATGCTCTGAGCAATGCGCTGAAAAGCTTCGCTGCTTACATCAGATACCGGCGAAGGGTCAAAGGCCCCGGTTTCGGTCTGCCGCATCGTAATTGGCAAGCCCTTCAGCAGCTGTTGTACGTGCAGCGTAACACTTTCAACCGTCTCGCCTGGAAAAATACGGAAGTTCACCACAGCACGGGCGGTCGTCGGCAGCACGTTCTCTTTAACGCCAGCTTCTATGAAGGTGGGCGCAAACGTAGTACGCAGGCTGGCATTGCCGGCAGGCGAACGCGCCAGCTGACGCGCCACAAGAGGCCCAAACAGCCACAGGTTGGCTAGCACCAGGCGCATATTCCAGGCGGTATAAGGCGCAAGGTGCTCTAGCAACCTACGGGTGGGTCCTTCCAGCCGAATCGGAAATGGGTTTTCAGCCAGCTGAACCAGTGCATAGCTCAACACGCCAATAGCCGTCTGCGTAGGTGGCGTGGAAGCATGCCCACCCGGAGCTGTAGCCGTCAATTCCAGACTAAGATACCCCTTTTCAGCCACGCCTACCAAAGCTACCGGTTGGCGGACGCCCGGGATCATATCTTCCACAATAAAACCACCTTCGTCAAGCACTGCGATCAAGACAACCCCGCGTGTAGCCAGCAGCTCGGCAATCTGGCGTGCCCCCTGCTGGCCGCCCACCTCTTCATCATGGCCAAAAGCCAAGTAGATTGTGCGTACCGGCTGGAAACCTTCGCCCAGCAAGGTCTCGGCGGCCTCTAAAATGCCCAGTACCCCAAGCTTATCATCAAGTGCTCCCCGTCCCCAAACATACCCGTCGGCCACAGTACCTGCAAAGGGCGGATGCGTCCACGCTTCAGGCTGAGCTGCTGGCACCACGTCTTGATGTCCCAAAAAGAGCACGGCTGGGAGCGTGGTATCTTGCCCTGGCCATGTGTAGAGTAAGCTTAAGCCGCCAACGACTTCTCGTTGCAGCTGGCGATGTACCCGCGGAAAATGATGCTTTAGATAGGTCTGAAAATCCCAAAAGGCTCCGCTATCGAGCTGCGCCGGGTCTTGATGCGTAATGGTAGGGAACTGCAGCGCCCCAGCAAAACGTTGGATCAACGCCGGGGTGTCTACGGCTACAGAGAGAGGCTCTGGCGGCACCATAAGCTCGGCCTGCTGCCCGACCTGCCAGGCGCGCACGAGCAAGAACATCGTTAGCACCAGCAGAAGACCGAGCGCGCCGACCAGCATCCGAAGCAGCAGTTTGCGCATAGCCTTTTTAGGCAGTCTACTTAAAGGAAGATAGGCAGCGGCTTAGCGCTGCGCAACGCGCGGCCAAGGGATGTGGCTTTAGGCCAGCCGATAAAATTGCTTGCCAGCAAGTTGTCGCACTAGACCTTTAAATTCGAGCTGCAGCAGGTAGGCCAGCGCTGTTGAAGGGTCCATTCCGGTGCGTTCGCACAGGTTGTCGATATGCATGGGTTCTGGCCCAAGTGCCTCATAAAGCTGGCGCTCCAGACTGCCCAAGGAGGAAGCAGCACTAGGCGTCTGCGTGACGGTTTTGGTTGCCCCCACACCTAAGGCTTCAAGCACGTCGTCAGGTGTACGCACCAGTTGCGCCAGGCTATCCCGGATAAGCCGATTGGGGCCAGCGCTGGCGGGATTGTGCAAGGCGCCTGGAATAGCCAGCACGTCTCGGTTTTGCTCTAGTGCCAACCGCGCCGTGATGAGTGCACCACCGGTTTCATAGGCTTCGACGATGAGCACTGCACGAACTAACCCACTAATGAGCCGGTTGCGACGTGGAAAGTTGGGTGCATCGGGAGCTGTCCCCAGAGGTAGCTCTGAAATCAAGGCACCTTGTTTGAGGATGGCTCGAGCCAAGGAGGCATGCCGTTCTGGATAAATGCGGTCTACCCCGCAACCCAGCACGGCTAGCGTGCGCCCATGGGCCTCAAGCGCACCACGATGCGCCATAGCATCGATGCCGTAAGCCAGTCCACTCACAATGGTTACGCCCTGGCGGGCCAGCTCAGCAGCAAACTGCCGAGCCAAACGAAGGCCATAGTCCGTAGGCCGTCGCGTGCCTACAATAGCTACAGCCAGCGCATCGTCTGCCGTCAAGCTGCCGCGCACCCAAAGCAGTGCTGGGGGATCGTAAATCTGTCGCAGCGCCGCTGGAAAGCGTGCATCCCAGGCTGGAATCAGTGCTGCGCCAACACGCTCGGCCTGTTCAAACTGCGCATCGACAGCATCCCAGTCAGCAAACGCGGCAATCCGGCGGGCCGTTTCGGTTCCAATTCCCGGCACGCAAACCAGCGCTTGTAGCGGGGCATAGAGGGCTGCTTGCGCGGACCCAAAACGTGCCAGAAGCGCTCGAATCCGTCCAGGACCCACACCCGGTACCAACGAAAGCGCCACCAGTGCCCGCAGTTCTTCAGGCGAATTCTCCGAAAGGTTTGCCATATACCGCTTACAGGTTTTCTCTTTAAGAAACCTGTAAGCATGGGGTGTTACGCAGCTGGTTCAGCCAAGTGGGCCATGCGTGCTGCTTGCAGTTGGCGCCACAGTCCCTCTTTCAGTGTCTCTAGGCCGATATGGGCCACAGCGCTCACAGGATAGACGGGTAGATCTGCAGGTAGCTCCGCCTGCAAAGCAGCAATGCGTTCTTCGCGTGCTGCTTCCGGGATTAAGTCGAGCTTGGTCAATGCAAGTGCCCGCGGCTTTTCCAGCAGTGCGGGATTGAATG
Encoded here:
- a CDS encoding TolB family protein, with protein sequence MLSVRLVLVCCLGTLPACMPNSSSKRADYDPATDSLRFPGEVHLRNIRQLTFGGNNAEAYWSYDDRYLVFQSDWTAINPQGCDQIFLMRADGQPLADGQRYRLLSTGRGRTTCAYFLPNSRVLYASTHAAGPECPPVLRSVEGRYVWSLYEYDIYVTDTTGAPPELLIGGPGYDAEATVSPDGRYIVFTSSRSGDLELWRYDLQTGALLQLTQELGYDGGAFFSPDGSQIVWRASRPTGEAAKRYRQLLAQGLVEPSEMDLYVANADGSNPRRVTHLPGAQWAPYFHPDGKRIIFASNHHTKGGRLFDLFLIHLDGTGLAQVTHSGTFDAFPMFSRDGRRLVFASNRNARGEASRETNLFVADWVEHPEPIDLSFTRP
- the trxA gene encoding thioredoxin, giving the protein MQGTNVAVYEVTDFQQDVLEASYQIPVLVDFWAPWCGPCRILGPVLERLARKHAGRWKLVKVNTDEHPELAMAYGIRGIPAVKLFVNGEVVGEFVGALPEHAVEQWLAEVLPSETKALLAQAEQLLEEGKLREAEPLVRRLLAAAPEEDKARVLLARIRIFDNPDEAERLLEGQDVAEAGYLQQIEAIRTLARLLRLKHQPEALPEGPGRAFYLEAIEALARKDFDTAVERLIDVLRKDRYYDNDGARKAGVAIFTLLGSRHPVTQRWRRTFDMWLY
- a CDS encoding M20 family peptidase, producing MRKLLLRMLVGALGLLLVLTMFLLVRAWQVGQQAELMVPPEPLSVAVDTPALIQRFAGALQFPTITHQDPAQLDSGAFWDFQTYLKHHFPRVHRQLQREVVGGLSLLYTWPGQDTTLPAVLFLGHQDVVPAAQPEAWTHPPFAGTVADGYVWGRGALDDKLGVLGILEAAETLLGEGFQPVRTIYLAFGHDEEVGGQQGARQIAELLATRGVVLIAVLDEGGFIVEDMIPGVRQPVALVGVAEKGYLSLELTATAPGGHASTPPTQTAIGVLSYALVQLAENPFPIRLEGPTRRLLEHLAPYTAWNMRLVLANLWLFGPLVARQLARSPAGNASLRTTFAPTFIEAGVKENVLPTTARAVVNFRIFPGETVESVTLHVQQLLKGLPITMRQTETGAFDPSPVSDVSSEAFQRIAQSIRRARAESPPVVAPYLVPGATDARYFTVLSPNVYRFIGVRVTPALLATVHGIDERVPIDEYVQAVRTYYALMRALSGP
- the dprA gene encoding DNA-processing protein DprA; amino-acid sequence: MANLSENSPEELRALVALSLVPGVGPGRIRALLARFGSAQAALYAPLQALVCVPGIGTETARRIAAFADWDAVDAQFEQAERVGAALIPAWDARFPAALRQIYDPPALLWVRGSLTADDALAVAIVGTRRPTDYGLRLARQFAAELARQGVTIVSGLAYGIDAMAHRGALEAHGRTLAVLGCGVDRIYPERHASLARAILKQGALISELPLGTAPDAPNFPRRNRLISGLVRAVLIVEAYETGGALITARLALEQNRDVLAIPGALHNPASAGPNRLIRDSLAQLVRTPDDVLEALGVGATKTVTQTPSAASSLGSLERQLYEALGPEPMHIDNLCERTGMDPSTALAYLLQLEFKGLVRQLAGKQFYRLA